From Pseudomonas poae, the proteins below share one genomic window:
- a CDS encoding DUF6531 domain-containing protein, with protein MPDALWAARMGDALAHTSMMADILGGVLEVAANIAITAVATAAVVAATGITVATGGLGCFLLGAVVGTIVGLAMSKSGADKGLTKICDAFGNALFPPTVQANILTGSTNTLTNNIPAARAAGAISSHVTPAGTELEASEPEPEPGFLDMAQSFFSQMWRPTVATPAPGAVPKPLDLVVCMKHPPMPPQFLAEGSEKVTINGQPAVRSGDRSTCDATVVSSGLISSNVTIGGGSVVVREIRSGKTPGVGLAVTALLMLKGGKGKFFSKLPCMLVSGATSMAISSAMGAAANAAMGSSNPVHAATGAKVLGDVEDLDFVLPGILPIDWQRFYNSRDERQGSLFGAGWSVAYEVCVDIQPHPEGGETLVYTDEQGRPIDMGSIPLGGAVFSAGEGLAVRRHRNGQLLIESDDGLYRLFEPAPAHASRLRLSQLGDRNDNRIHLDYDATGRLARLRDTFDLVQVELIRDQGHLTRIERLYPDQRREVLVSYGYDTAGSLAEVRDATGQVQRRFAYDAGRRMVEHQLPTGLRCFYDWALVEGTQWRVVRHWTDEGDSYLFDYDLLAGLTRITDGLQRVSSRHWNTQHQIIQYSDNLGQTWLFEWNDERQLLSATDPQGGRYAYSYDESGNLIGETDPLGRSDSTLWLEHWALPRVETDAADNRWQYRYDPRGNCIAETDPLGYVTRYRYDAHGQPVEIIDATGKSKTLRWNPFGQLVEHVDCSGYPTRFSYDERGYLQVITDALGERTQFSYDAQGRLLSSQLPDGRTEHFQRDVSGQLVGYTDPAGHTTLYQHNRRGQVRQRTDAHGRQVQFGYDSYGRLQALINENGERYRFAWDAGDRLTEQQDLDGSAKRYDYDALDNVTAVIAVPAPYGNGLAVVPETPPAPIVHRLERDAVGRLIAKTTDDGRTDYSYDAVDQLTAVTFTDRQGNAQALGFAYDALGQLLAEQSSAGNLQHHYDELGNLIQSQLPDGRWLNRLYYGSGHLHQINLDGQVISDFERDRLHREVLRTQGQLSTRSEYDRSGRLRSRQRRLAGQPSLMPAAAQKQFEYDPADNLIGKLDQQPTAQHRQLLHYDATGRIIASQDSLHGQRETFSYDAAANLLDGPQPGAGLVVHNKLLTYQDKRYRYDAFGRMIEKRSAKRGVQRFAYDAESRLIEVRNENGSVVRMAYDPLGRRIEKAEHGSDGYPLGETRFTWDGLRLLQEHKHSQTSLYVYEDEGYQPLARVDGVGPLQKIRYYHNDLNGLPEQLTEADGHSVWQATYRVWGNTLEEVREPYYIEEQNLRFQGQYLDRETGLHFNTFRFYDPDVGRFTTPDPIGLAGGINTYLYADNPLGWIDPLGLTCGGSGKVHGNSHASKNPNHVYVIVDTKTGRMMKPGISGRPLNKNGTSPRANQQVNALNKPQAGRYKAVIVEKNKTRLQAKATEQKITDKHAARNNGNMPSPIHKNPLPQVDTRDGYLKLYGMPDNR; from the coding sequence GTGCCTGACGCACTCTGGGCCGCCCGCATGGGCGATGCACTAGCCCACACCTCCATGATGGCCGACATCCTCGGCGGTGTGCTGGAGGTGGCGGCCAATATCGCGATCACTGCGGTGGCGACCGCCGCCGTGGTGGCTGCCACCGGCATTACCGTGGCCACCGGCGGCCTCGGCTGCTTCCTGCTGGGCGCGGTGGTGGGTACGATTGTCGGCCTTGCCATGAGCAAGAGCGGGGCCGACAAAGGGCTGACCAAAATATGCGACGCCTTTGGCAACGCCCTGTTTCCGCCCACGGTGCAGGCGAACATTCTCACCGGCTCCACCAACACCCTCACCAATAACATCCCGGCTGCCCGCGCCGCCGGGGCGATCAGCTCCCATGTCACACCGGCAGGTACCGAGCTGGAAGCATCCGAGCCTGAGCCGGAACCCGGCTTTCTGGACATGGCCCAGAGCTTTTTTTCGCAGATGTGGCGCCCCACCGTCGCGACACCCGCGCCGGGCGCAGTGCCCAAGCCGCTGGACCTCGTGGTCTGCATGAAACACCCGCCGATGCCGCCGCAGTTTCTTGCCGAAGGTTCGGAGAAGGTCACGATCAACGGCCAACCCGCGGTGCGCAGCGGTGACCGCAGTACCTGCGATGCCACGGTGGTGTCATCCGGACTTATTTCCTCCAACGTGACCATTGGCGGCGGCTCGGTGGTGGTGCGTGAAATCCGCAGCGGCAAGACCCCGGGCGTCGGCCTGGCGGTCACGGCGCTGTTGATGCTCAAGGGCGGCAAGGGCAAGTTCTTCAGCAAGCTGCCGTGCATGTTGGTCAGCGGCGCTACCTCGATGGCCATCAGCAGTGCGATGGGGGCTGCGGCCAACGCGGCCATGGGCTCGTCGAACCCGGTACATGCCGCGACCGGCGCCAAGGTGCTGGGCGATGTCGAAGACCTGGACTTCGTGCTGCCCGGCATCCTGCCTATCGACTGGCAGCGCTTCTACAACAGCCGCGACGAACGCCAAGGCAGCCTGTTCGGCGCTGGCTGGAGCGTGGCCTACGAGGTCTGCGTCGACATCCAGCCGCACCCCGAGGGCGGCGAAACACTGGTCTATACCGATGAGCAGGGTCGGCCGATCGACATGGGCTCCATCCCCTTGGGCGGCGCGGTGTTCAGCGCCGGCGAAGGGCTCGCGGTGCGGCGCCATCGCAATGGGCAATTGCTGATCGAAAGCGACGACGGCCTGTACCGTCTGTTCGAACCTGCGCCGGCCCATGCATCACGGCTTCGCCTGAGCCAACTGGGTGACCGCAACGACAACCGCATCCATCTCGACTATGACGCCACGGGACGCCTGGCGCGGCTGCGCGATACCTTCGACCTGGTACAGGTTGAGCTGATCCGCGATCAGGGCCACCTGACCCGCATTGAGCGCCTGTACCCGGACCAACGCCGTGAAGTGCTCGTCAGCTATGGCTATGACACTGCGGGGAGCCTGGCTGAGGTGCGTGATGCCACCGGCCAGGTACAGCGGCGTTTCGCCTACGACGCCGGGCGCCGAATGGTCGAGCATCAGTTGCCGACCGGGCTGCGCTGTTTCTATGACTGGGCGTTGGTTGAAGGGACGCAATGGCGGGTAGTGCGCCACTGGACCGATGAGGGCGATTCTTACCTGTTCGACTACGACCTGCTGGCCGGTCTCACGCGCATCACCGACGGCTTGCAACGCGTCAGCAGCCGGCACTGGAACACCCAGCACCAGATCATTCAGTACAGCGACAACCTTGGCCAGACCTGGCTGTTCGAGTGGAACGACGAGCGCCAGTTGCTCAGCGCCACCGACCCGCAAGGTGGGCGCTATGCATACAGCTACGATGAGAGCGGCAACCTGATCGGCGAAACCGACCCGCTGGGCCGCAGCGATTCGACCTTGTGGCTGGAGCATTGGGCCCTGCCGCGGGTGGAAACCGACGCCGCCGACAACCGTTGGCAGTATCGCTACGACCCACGCGGCAACTGCATCGCCGAGACCGACCCGCTGGGCTACGTCACCCGCTACCGCTATGACGCTCACGGCCAGCCGGTAGAAATTATCGATGCCACCGGCAAAAGCAAAACGCTGCGCTGGAACCCGTTCGGGCAACTGGTCGAACATGTCGATTGCTCGGGCTACCCCACGCGCTTCAGTTACGACGAGCGCGGTTATCTGCAGGTCATCACCGATGCCCTGGGCGAGCGCACCCAGTTCAGCTATGACGCCCAGGGGCGGTTGCTGAGCAGCCAATTGCCGGACGGGCGCACCGAACACTTCCAGCGTGATGTCAGCGGGCAATTGGTGGGCTATACCGACCCGGCCGGGCACACCACGCTCTACCAGCACAACCGGCGTGGCCAGGTGCGCCAACGCACCGACGCCCATGGGCGGCAGGTGCAGTTCGGCTACGACAGCTACGGTCGGCTGCAAGCGCTGATCAACGAGAACGGTGAACGCTATCGGTTTGCGTGGGATGCCGGGGATCGGCTGACGGAACAGCAAGACCTCGACGGCAGCGCCAAACGCTACGACTATGACGCGCTCGACAACGTCACAGCGGTCATTGCCGTGCCGGCGCCGTATGGCAATGGCTTGGCGGTCGTGCCCGAGACGCCACCCGCGCCCATCGTCCACCGACTGGAACGTGATGCGGTCGGCAGGCTGATTGCCAAAACCACCGACGATGGCCGCACCGACTACAGCTACGATGCGGTCGATCAACTCACTGCCGTCACCTTCACGGACCGGCAAGGCAATGCCCAAGCCCTGGGTTTTGCCTACGACGCCCTCGGCCAATTGCTGGCCGAACAGAGTTCAGCCGGTAACCTGCAGCATCACTACGACGAACTCGGCAACCTGATCCAGAGCCAACTGCCGGACGGCCGCTGGCTCAATCGCCTGTACTACGGCAGCGGCCATCTGCATCAAATCAACCTCGACGGCCAGGTGATCAGCGACTTCGAGCGCGACCGCCTGCACCGCGAAGTGCTGCGCACCCAGGGCCAGCTCAGCACCCGCAGCGAATACGACCGCAGCGGCCGCCTGCGCTCGCGCCAACGGCGCCTTGCGGGTCAGCCATCGCTGATGCCGGCCGCCGCGCAAAAACAATTCGAGTACGACCCCGCCGACAACCTGATCGGCAAACTCGACCAGCAACCCACCGCGCAACATCGCCAATTGCTGCACTACGACGCCACCGGCCGCATCATCGCCAGCCAGGACAGCCTGCACGGCCAACGCGAAACCTTCAGCTACGACGCCGCCGCCAACCTGCTGGACGGCCCACAACCCGGCGCCGGGCTGGTGGTGCACAACAAGCTGCTGACCTATCAAGACAAGCGTTACCGCTACGACGCGTTTGGCCGGATGATCGAAAAACGCAGCGCCAAGCGCGGTGTGCAGCGGTTTGCGTATGACGCTGAAAGCCGGCTGATCGAGGTGCGCAATGAAAACGGCAGCGTGGTCAGGATGGCCTACGACCCGCTGGGCCGACGCATCGAGAAAGCCGAGCATGGCAGTGATGGCTACCCATTGGGCGAAACCCGGTTCACATGGGATGGGCTGCGTTTATTGCAAGAGCACAAACACAGCCAGACCAGCCTGTACGTGTATGAAGATGAAGGCTACCAACCCCTGGCGCGGGTCGATGGCGTTGGACCCCTGCAAAAGATTCGTTACTACCACAATGACCTGAACGGCTTGCCGGAACAGCTGACCGAAGCTGACGGGCATAGCGTCTGGCAGGCGACTTATCGGGTGTGGGGCAACACGCTGGAAGAGGTGCGCGAGCCCTATTACATTGAAGAGCAGAATCTGCGGTTTCAGGGTCAGTACCTGGACCGGGAGACGGGGCTGCATTTCAATACGTTCAGGTTTTATGATCCGGATGTGGGGCGGTTTACTACGCCGGATCCGATTGGGTTGGCGGGGGGCATTAATACCTACCTCTATGCCGACAACCCCCTTGGCTGGATCGATCCGTTAGGTCTCACGTGTGGAGGCAGTGGAAAAGTCCACGGCAACAGCCATGCGAGCAAAAATCCTAATCACGTCTATGTCATCGTTGATACGAAAACAGGACGAATGATGAAGCCTGGGATCAGCGGGCGGCCACTAAATAAAAATGGCACATCACCGCGTGCCAACCAACAGGTCAATGCGCTGAACAAGCCTCAAGCTGGGCGCTACAAGGCAGTGATCGTCGAAAAGAACAAGACACGACTTCAAGCCAAAGCTACCGAGCAAAAGATCACGGACAAACATGCGGCGAGAAATAACGGCAACATGCCTTCACCGATCCACAAAAACCCGTTACCGCAGGTTGACACAAGAGATGGCTACCTTAAATTGTACGGCATGCCTGATAATCGTTAG
- a CDS encoding HU family DNA-binding protein, translating to MRKPELAAAIAEKADLTKEQANRVLNAVLEEITGALHRKDSVTLVGFGTFLQRHRGARTGKNPQTGEPVKIKASNTVAFKPGKSLKDSVNP from the coding sequence ATGCGTAAACCAGAACTCGCAGCCGCCATCGCTGAAAAAGCGGACCTCACCAAAGAACAGGCCAACCGCGTACTCAACGCCGTTCTCGAAGAAATCACCGGCGCCCTGCACCGCAAGGACAGCGTCACCCTGGTTGGCTTCGGCACCTTCCTGCAACGCCACCGTGGCGCCCGCACCGGCAAAAACCCGCAAACCGGTGAGCCTGTGAAAATCAAGGCGAGCAACACCGTTGCATTCAAACCGGGCAAGTCGCTCAAAGACAGCGTCAACCCGTAA
- a CDS encoding rubredoxin, with the protein MKKWQCVVCGLIYDEKDGWPDDGILPGTRWEDVPEDWLCPDCGVGKMDFEMIEIA; encoded by the coding sequence ATGAAGAAGTGGCAATGTGTAGTCTGCGGCCTGATCTACGACGAAAAAGATGGTTGGCCGGATGACGGAATTCTGCCCGGCACCCGTTGGGAAGATGTCCCGGAAGACTGGCTATGCCCGGATTGCGGCGTGGGCAAAATGGATTTCGAAATGATCGAAATCGCTTAA
- the phoB gene encoding phosphate regulon transcriptional regulator PhoB has translation MVGRSILIVDDEAPIREMIAVALEMAGYDCLEAENSQQAHAIIVDRKPDLILLDWMLPGTSGIELARRLKRDELTGDIPIIMLTAKGEEDNKIQGLEVGADDYITKPFSPRELVARLKAVLRRAGPTDGEAPIEVDGLILDPISHRVTIDGKPAEMGPTEYRLLQFFMTHQERAYTRGQLLDQVWGGNVYVEERTVDVHIRRLRKALGDAYENLVQTVRGTGYRFSTKG, from the coding sequence ATGGTTGGCAGGAGCATTCTGATTGTTGACGACGAAGCGCCCATTCGCGAGATGATCGCCGTTGCGTTGGAAATGGCCGGCTATGACTGCCTGGAGGCCGAGAACTCCCAGCAGGCCCATGCCATTATCGTCGACCGCAAGCCGGACCTGATCCTGCTGGACTGGATGCTGCCCGGCACCTCCGGCATCGAACTGGCCCGCCGCCTCAAGCGTGACGAGCTGACCGGGGATATCCCGATCATCATGCTCACCGCCAAGGGCGAAGAGGACAACAAGATCCAGGGCCTGGAAGTCGGCGCCGATGACTACATCACCAAACCGTTTTCCCCACGCGAGCTGGTCGCTCGTCTGAAAGCCGTACTGCGCCGTGCCGGTCCGACTGATGGCGAAGCCCCTATCGAAGTCGACGGTCTGATTCTGGACCCGATCAGCCACCGTGTGACCATCGACGGCAAGCCTGCCGAGATGGGCCCGACCGAATATCGCCTGCTGCAATTTTTCATGACCCACCAGGAACGCGCCTACACCCGTGGCCAGTTGCTGGACCAGGTGTGGGGCGGCAACGTGTACGTGGAAGAGCGCACGGTGGACGTGCATATCCGTCGCCTGCGCAAAGCCTTGGGCGATGCCTACGAGAATCTGGTACAAACCGTGCGCGGCACCGGCTATCGGTTTTCAACCAAAGGTTGA
- a CDS encoding chorismate lyase, protein MPHSIALPDACQWLTQSLLSPLPAPLTLNWLFDEGSLTRRLTWLSNDGFSVTPLFEGWQPLRDDECTALGLAPATTGWVREVYLRGHGQPWVFARSVAARSALQGDGLHMDELGSRSLGELLFCDHAFTRQAIEVCRYPRPWLPTADQVDGLWARRSRFDRGRLSVLVAEIFLPSFWRALHDHPENC, encoded by the coding sequence GTGCCGCACTCAATCGCCCTTCCCGATGCTTGCCAATGGCTGACCCAGAGCCTTCTGAGCCCATTGCCCGCGCCCTTGACCCTCAATTGGCTGTTCGATGAAGGCTCGCTGACGCGCCGGCTGACGTGGCTGTCCAATGACGGCTTCAGCGTGACGCCACTGTTCGAAGGCTGGCAGCCGCTGCGCGACGATGAATGCACTGCATTGGGGCTTGCGCCGGCCACTACCGGTTGGGTGCGCGAGGTGTATTTGCGCGGGCATGGCCAGCCGTGGGTGTTCGCCCGCAGCGTGGCGGCACGCAGTGCGCTGCAGGGCGACGGCTTGCATATGGATGAGTTGGGCAGCCGTTCGCTTGGCGAATTGCTGTTCTGCGACCACGCCTTCACCCGCCAGGCGATCGAAGTGTGCCGTTACCCCCGGCCATGGCTGCCCACCGCAGATCAGGTCGACGGCTTGTGGGCGCGCCGCTCGCGCTTCGATCGCGGGCGGCTGAGTGTGCTGGTGGCGGAAATCTTCCTGCCGAGCTTCTGGCGCGCACTGCATGACCACCCGGAGAACTGCTGA
- the phoR gene encoding phosphate regulon sensor histidine kinase PhoR produces the protein MVNQNWHGTLIRHLLLLITGCLLVGLVSGQYGWSLAAGIALYLGWTLKQLLRLHEWLRQHKPDEAPPDGYGLWGEVFDSIYHLQRRDQRVRGRLQAVIDRVQESTAALKDAVIMLDSDGNLEWWNRAAETLLGLKTPQDSGQPVTNLVRHPRFKEYFEQENYEEALEIPSPTNDRVRIQLYLTRYGNNEHLMLVRDVTRIHQLEQMRKDFVANVSHELRTPLTVICGYLETLLDNVDEINPRWSRALQQMQQQGSRMQTLLNDLLLLAKLEATDYPSDNHPVAVQSLLQTIKNDAQALSGERGQQITLEADPMVLLKGSEGELRSAFSNLVFNAVKYTQDKGNIRIRWWADEHGAHLSVQDSGIGIDAKHLPRLTERFYRVDSSRNSNTGGTGLGLAIVKHVLLRHRARLEISSVLGHGSTFTCHFPPAQMTRSRVIGTDE, from the coding sequence ATTGTGAACCAAAACTGGCATGGCACCCTGATCCGCCACCTGTTGCTGTTGATCACCGGCTGCCTGCTGGTGGGCCTGGTCAGCGGCCAATATGGCTGGAGCCTGGCAGCCGGCATCGCCCTGTACCTGGGCTGGACCCTCAAACAACTGCTGCGCCTGCATGAATGGCTGCGCCAGCACAAACCCGATGAAGCGCCACCCGACGGCTATGGGCTATGGGGCGAGGTGTTCGACAGCATCTACCACCTGCAACGCCGCGACCAACGCGTTCGCGGGCGCCTGCAAGCGGTGATCGACCGGGTGCAGGAGTCCACCGCCGCGCTCAAAGACGCGGTGATCATGCTCGACAGCGACGGCAACCTGGAGTGGTGGAACCGCGCCGCCGAGACCCTGCTGGGCCTCAAGACGCCCCAGGACAGCGGCCAGCCGGTGACCAACCTGGTGCGCCACCCGCGCTTCAAGGAGTACTTCGAGCAGGAGAACTACGAAGAAGCGCTGGAAATCCCCTCGCCCACCAATGATCGCGTGCGTATCCAGCTGTACCTCACGCGCTATGGCAACAACGAACACTTGATGCTGGTGCGCGACGTGACCCGTATCCACCAGTTGGAACAGATGCGCAAAGACTTCGTCGCCAACGTCTCCCACGAACTGCGCACGCCTTTGACGGTAATCTGCGGTTACCTGGAGACGCTGCTGGATAACGTCGACGAGATCAACCCGCGCTGGAGCCGCGCCCTGCAGCAGATGCAGCAGCAGGGTTCACGCATGCAAACACTGCTCAATGACCTGCTGTTACTGGCCAAGCTTGAGGCCACGGATTACCCGTCGGATAACCATCCGGTGGCCGTACAAAGCCTGTTGCAGACCATCAAGAATGACGCCCAGGCCCTCTCCGGCGAACGCGGCCAGCAGATCACCCTGGAAGCCGACCCGATGGTGCTGCTCAAAGGCAGCGAAGGCGAATTGCGCAGCGCGTTCTCCAACCTGGTGTTCAACGCCGTGAAGTACACCCAGGACAAGGGCAATATCCGCATCCGCTGGTGGGCCGACGAACACGGTGCGCACCTGAGCGTGCAAGACTCCGGCATCGGCATCGACGCCAAGCACCTGCCGCGCCTGACCGAACGCTTCTACCGCGTAGACTCCAGCCGCAACTCCAACACCGGCGGCACCGGGCTGGGGCTGGCCATCGTCAAGCATGTGCTGCTGCGCCATCGCGCACGCCTGGAAATCAGCAGCGTACTGGGCCATGGCAGTACCTTCACCTGCCATTTTCCGCCGGCGCAGATGACCCGTTCGCGAGTGATCGGTACGGACGAATAA
- a CDS encoding DcrB-related protein has product MTYRINEFQFQLPVTELQDATINILKFPELGTSLIISRSLLNEGETLHSNFDDQLKRLEQQVQDLRCQPSVSVRLGAAQEVEAIELRSQFSKGNDKVFQYQLALVLPGTRKMMALSYVKPDTLGDAEAAHWATIKGSLVFDVPQ; this is encoded by the coding sequence ATGACGTACCGAATCAACGAATTCCAGTTTCAACTGCCGGTCACCGAGCTGCAGGACGCGACGATCAATATCCTCAAGTTCCCCGAATTGGGCACTTCCCTGATCATCAGCCGCAGCCTTCTGAATGAAGGCGAAACCCTGCACAGCAACTTCGACGACCAGCTCAAGCGCCTGGAGCAACAGGTACAGGATTTGCGCTGCCAGCCAAGCGTCAGCGTGCGCCTGGGCGCCGCCCAGGAAGTGGAAGCTATCGAGCTGCGCAGCCAGTTCAGCAAGGGCAATGACAAGGTCTTCCAATATCAGCTGGCGTTAGTGCTGCCGGGCACGCGCAAGATGATGGCTTTGAGTTACGTGAAACCGGACACGCTGGGGGATGCCGAAGCCGCACACTGGGCGACGATCAAGGGCTCGCTCGTGTTCGACGTACCTCAGTGA
- the ubiA gene encoding 4-hydroxybenzoate octaprenyltransferase, translated as MYQRLLKSLNRLNPRAWDFIQLTRMDKPIGIYLLLWPTLWALWIAGKGSPSLSNIVIFVLGVVLTRAGGCVINDWADRKVDGHVKRTEQRPLVSGKISSKEALVFFAVLMGVSFLLVLLTNATTILLSLGGLALAASYPFMKRYTYYPQVVLGAAFSWGMPMAFTAETGSLPAAAWLLYIANLLWTVGYDTYYAMTDRDDDLKIGVKSTAILFGEADRVIIVTLQGLALLCLLLAGARFELGGWFHLGLAAAAGCFAWEFWYTRDKDRMKCFKAFLHNHWAGLAIFVGIVADYAFR; from the coding sequence ATGTATCAACGTCTGCTCAAGTCCTTGAACCGCCTGAACCCCAGGGCCTGGGATTTCATTCAGTTGACCCGCATGGACAAGCCCATCGGCATCTACCTGCTGCTCTGGCCGACGCTGTGGGCGCTGTGGATTGCCGGCAAGGGCTCGCCGTCTTTGAGCAATATCGTGATTTTCGTGCTGGGCGTAGTGCTGACCCGTGCCGGCGGCTGCGTGATCAATGACTGGGCCGACCGCAAGGTCGACGGCCATGTAAAGCGTACCGAGCAACGCCCACTGGTCAGCGGCAAGATCAGTTCGAAAGAGGCGCTGGTGTTCTTTGCAGTGCTGATGGGCGTCAGTTTCCTGCTGGTATTGCTGACCAACGCCACCACCATCCTGCTATCCCTCGGCGGCCTGGCGCTGGCGGCGAGTTACCCGTTCATGAAGCGCTACACCTATTACCCGCAGGTGGTGTTGGGCGCGGCGTTTTCCTGGGGCATGCCGATGGCGTTCACCGCCGAGACCGGCAGCCTGCCTGCTGCAGCGTGGCTGCTGTACATCGCCAACCTGCTGTGGACGGTGGGCTATGACACTTATTACGCGATGACCGACCGTGACGACGACTTGAAGATCGGCGTTAAATCCACCGCCATTCTGTTCGGCGAGGCCGACCGCGTGATCATCGTTACCCTGCAGGGCCTGGCGCTGCTGTGTCTGCTGCTGGCAGGCGCTCGGTTTGAGCTGGGCGGCTGGTTCCACCTGGGGTTGGCGGCGGCGGCGGGCTGCTTTGCCTGGGAGTTCTGGTACACCCGCGACAAGGATCGGATGAAGTGCTTCAAGGCGTTTTTGCACAACCACTGGGCGGGGTTGGCGATATTTGTGGGGATTGTGGCGGACTACGCGTTTCGATAA
- a CDS encoding FAD-dependent oxidoreductase, whose protein sequence is MNAPVVIIGTGLAGYNVAREFRKLDSETPLLLITADDGRSYSKPMLSTGFGKNKEADGLSMAEPGAMAEQLKAQVRTHTRVSGIDPGHKRLWIGEEAVAYRDLILAWGAETVRVPVEGDAAELVFPINDLEDYARFRAAAAGKRRVLLLGAGLIGCEFANDLILGGYEIDLVAPCEQVMPTLLHPAAAAAVQAGLESLGARFHLGPVLNRLQRTADGLEAHLSDGEVIHCDLVVSAIGLRPRVDLAAAAGLQTNRGIMVDRHLKTSHANIYALGDCAEVDGLNLLYVMPLMSCARALAQTLAGNATAVSYGPMPVTVKTPVCPLVVSPPPRGTEGVWSVEGQGADIKALCRDASGRLLGYALTGTAVMEKLALNKELPPLLA, encoded by the coding sequence ATGAACGCACCTGTCGTGATCATCGGCACAGGATTGGCCGGTTACAACGTGGCCCGGGAGTTTCGCAAGCTCGACAGCGAAACCCCGTTGCTGCTGATCACCGCGGATGACGGGCGCTCCTACTCCAAGCCCATGCTCTCCACCGGCTTTGGCAAGAACAAGGAAGCCGATGGCCTGAGCATGGCCGAACCCGGTGCCATGGCCGAGCAGCTCAAGGCCCAAGTGCGTACCCACACCCGCGTCAGCGGCATCGACCCGGGCCACAAGCGCCTGTGGATCGGCGAGGAGGCGGTGGCCTATCGTGACTTGATCCTGGCCTGGGGCGCCGAGACAGTACGTGTGCCGGTTGAAGGTGATGCGGCGGAGTTGGTGTTCCCGATCAACGACCTCGAAGACTACGCACGTTTTCGCGCCGCCGCTGCCGGCAAACGTCGCGTGCTGTTGCTCGGCGCCGGCCTGATCGGCTGCGAATTCGCCAATGACCTGATCCTTGGCGGCTACGAGATCGACCTGGTGGCGCCGTGCGAGCAAGTCATGCCAACCCTGCTGCACCCGGCCGCCGCCGCAGCGGTACAGGCCGGGCTGGAAAGCCTCGGTGCGCGGTTCCACCTGGGCCCGGTGCTCAACCGCCTGCAGCGCACAGCTGACGGCCTTGAAGCGCACCTGTCGGACGGTGAAGTGATCCACTGCGACCTGGTGGTGTCGGCTATCGGCCTGCGCCCGCGTGTCGACCTGGCAGCTGCCGCCGGCCTGCAGACCAACCGTGGAATCATGGTCGACCGCCACCTCAAGACCTCCCACGCCAACATCTATGCCTTGGGCGACTGCGCCGAGGTCGATGGCCTCAACCTGTTGTACGTGATGCCGCTGATGAGCTGCGCCCGCGCCCTGGCCCAGACGTTGGCCGGTAACGCCACGGCCGTCAGCTACGGCCCGATGCCGGTCACCGTCAAAACGCCGGTGTGCCCGCTGGTGGTCTCGCCGCCGCCACGCGGCACCGAAGGCGTGTGGAGCGTCGAAGGGCAGGGCGCCGACATCAAGGCCCTGTGCCGCGACGCCAGTGGCCGCCTGCTGGGTTATGCGCTGACGGGGACCGCCGTGATGGAAAAACTGGCCCTCAACAAAGAGCTTCCGCCTTTGCTGGCGTAA